From the genome of Hymenobacter sp. PAMC 26628, one region includes:
- a CDS encoding transposase family protein gives MSRAVSGSMHDFALLKKLLPPNKTWFAGLTVRVDSGFQGFQKTYSCAKLFLPTKKPRGNHLTKNHKFRNTRQARKRVVVEHSIGGLKRYRILSDRLRMYNLDQFDVALEVCAGLWNFCLTH, from the coding sequence GTGAGTCGGGCAGTATCGGGCAGCATGCATGATTTTGCCTTGTTAAAGAAGCTGTTACCGCCCAATAAAACGTGGTTTGCGGGGTTGACCGTTCGAGTAGATTCCGGTTTTCAAGGGTTTCAAAAAACGTATTCCTGCGCTAAATTATTTCTTCCCACCAAAAAGCCAAGGGGTAATCATTTGACAAAAAACCATAAATTTCGCAACACGCGGCAAGCGCGTAAGCGCGTGGTTGTCGAGCATAGCATCGGGGGCTTGAAACGCTACCGAATTTTGTCTGACCGGCTGCGGATGTACAACCTCGACCAATTTGACGTGGCGCTGGAAGTATGCGCTGGGCTGTGGAATTTCTGCCTAACACATTGA
- a CDS encoding transposase: MSPKRTRRRYPAAFKAEVALAALTERQPLAELAAHYQLAPAQISRWKLQLRQQAAQVFAEAPAPVAAVPNVEPLYAAIGRLQMENARLKKRWDPVSSSATRPG; this comes from the coding sequence ATGAGTCCCAAACGCACCCGCCGTCGCTACCCGGCCGCGTTCAAGGCCGAGGTGGCACTGGCCGCCCTCACCGAGCGCCAGCCCCTGGCCGAGTTAGCTGCCCACTACCAGCTGGCTCCCGCCCAAATCAGTCGCTGGAAGTTGCAGCTGCGCCAGCAGGCCGCGCAGGTCTTTGCCGAAGCGCCCGCTCCCGTGGCGGCGGTGCCAAATGTGGAGCCGCTCTACGCCGCTATTGGCCGGCTCCAGATGGAAAACGCGCGGCTAAAAAAACGTTGGGACCCTGTCAGTAGCTCAGCAACGCGCCCTGGTTAG
- a CDS encoding polysaccharide biosynthesis/export family protein, whose translation MYKLLRLSILVSLLGFMACGPTRNLVYFSDLKNNENYKTAAENNAEIRIQPNDLLSIRLTSLNSESNALFNRGVIPSSPNALNTEIGPTEGYIVDKDGFVNFPVLGKVKLSGLTKEEATNIMTTQIQQFVKSPIVTIQLLNFKITVIGEVNKPSTFVVPAQRINILEALGLAGDMTAYGKRENVLLVREKDGVRSTTRLNLNDKELLNSPYFYLQQNDVVYVEPDRLKEVQASTNTRTITITTMAISIAVALIFNFQNIFK comes from the coding sequence ATGTATAAATTGCTACGTCTTTCCATTCTAGTTTCATTGCTAGGATTCATGGCATGTGGGCCCACTAGAAATCTAGTTTATTTTAGTGATCTTAAAAACAACGAAAACTATAAAACAGCTGCTGAAAACAACGCGGAAATTCGCATACAACCAAACGATTTGTTGAGCATCAGGCTGACAAGCCTAAATTCAGAATCAAATGCGCTATTCAACCGGGGAGTCATTCCTTCGTCTCCTAATGCGCTGAATACGGAGATAGGCCCCACTGAAGGGTACATAGTTGATAAAGATGGATTCGTAAATTTTCCAGTACTTGGCAAGGTAAAGTTATCTGGCTTAACTAAGGAGGAAGCAACAAATATAATGACCACTCAAATTCAACAGTTTGTTAAATCGCCAATTGTAACAATTCAATTATTAAATTTTAAAATCACAGTTATTGGTGAGGTCAACAAACCGTCCACTTTTGTAGTGCCAGCTCAGCGCATTAATATTCTAGAAGCATTGGGGCTAGCTGGTGACATGACTGCCTACGGAAAACGAGAGAATGTTCTCTTAGTTAGAGAAAAAGATGGGGTTCGCAGCACTACTAGGCTTAATTTGAATGATAAAGAACTACTGAATTCACCTTATTTCTATTTGCAACAGAACGATGTAGTCTATGTCGAACCAGATAGGTTGAAAGAGGTGCAGGCTAGTACCAACACCCGTACTATTACCATCACGACAATGGCTATTTCTATTGCTGTGGCGCTTATATTTAACTTCCAAAATATCTTTAAATAA
- a CDS encoding GumC family protein, with protein MNYSDKNLELMNFSEPEGPGYRFTLLKYLRYWYLFLLGLILSLSAAYLFMRYSTPQYSISALLMIKDKKDNNTPVKNERFSDFNESNSSKNIDNEIIILRSVSLMQKALTDLSLYASFYAKGRVRDQEIYQSELPFRLIINKLDSTAFDKKVTIYLKSGNSFDLEEGKQRVTHQFGQLIRKPYGSFTVVASTDQLPIGTVKPVIIVFHDIRKLANDYIKKLTVTAVNKQSSILTLNMADAVPAKGKDIINKLIEIYDKDAVEDKNSIASNTIGFIDERLKYLGAEVSNVEKKVEEFKQKNRVADVTSQIHQSLEEASGYNKQVSEYSVQIDVLQSIEKYIAQSENQQQLIPGTLSVQDPTLSGLISKFNELQLDRERMLRTAQDSNPVVVSMTEQIANLRVNILKNLESLKNSLLVSRRNSQLKSGQFGSRIQQVPAIERGLEEISRQQDLKRALYLYLLQKREEAALALAATVSYSRIIDPATASEYPISPQKPAVLFISLLLGLGLPFAFVYLKEMMNDKVQLRRDVEWMTSAPILGELMHNKSKEAVVISKDNLTPLAEMFRLIRTNFQFATAGKMNKVILVTSSMSGEGKSFFSLNMGSSLVLTDKTVIVINMDLRKSNGSASDEMMHKGITDYLISDTVSVNDIVQPSPDVPGLYVINSGLLPPNPAELMMSAKLPKLLNILKENFDHIIIDSAPVGQVADAFTLSPYIDATIYLVRYNFTYKSQIETFNKLVADNRLNRVMLVLNDAKKSNSYSYGYGYGDAERKGKMDLVRANGQQ; from the coding sequence ATGAACTATTCAGATAAAAACCTAGAGCTAATGAATTTCAGTGAGCCGGAGGGGCCCGGTTACCGGTTCACTCTGCTTAAATACCTGCGTTATTGGTATTTATTTCTGCTTGGACTTATTCTTAGTCTAAGCGCAGCTTATTTGTTTATGCGTTACAGCACACCGCAGTACAGTATTAGCGCTTTGCTAATGATTAAAGATAAAAAGGATAACAATACACCTGTTAAAAACGAACGGTTTAGTGATTTTAATGAATCGAATTCGTCTAAGAATATCGATAACGAGATAATAATTTTGAGATCGGTGAGCCTAATGCAAAAAGCGTTGACGGACCTTTCTCTGTACGCGAGCTTCTACGCGAAAGGGCGTGTGAGGGATCAAGAAATATACCAATCAGAATTACCATTTAGACTTATAATTAATAAGTTAGATTCTACAGCGTTCGATAAAAAAGTCACAATATATCTTAAAAGCGGTAATTCTTTTGATCTAGAGGAAGGAAAACAACGGGTTACTCATCAATTTGGCCAATTAATTCGTAAGCCATACGGTTCATTTACAGTAGTGGCTTCGACGGATCAGCTGCCTATTGGTACGGTAAAACCAGTCATTATTGTATTTCATGATATACGCAAGCTAGCGAATGATTATATCAAAAAGCTAACAGTAACTGCAGTGAATAAGCAGTCAAGTATATTGACACTTAATATGGCGGACGCTGTGCCTGCGAAGGGGAAGGATATAATCAATAAATTAATTGAAATCTATGATAAGGATGCTGTGGAAGATAAGAACTCGATAGCATCGAATACCATAGGTTTCATTGATGAACGGCTGAAATATCTGGGTGCAGAAGTTTCAAATGTTGAGAAAAAGGTTGAGGAGTTTAAACAGAAAAATAGGGTGGCCGACGTAACGTCTCAGATCCACCAATCTCTGGAGGAGGCAAGCGGATATAATAAGCAAGTATCCGAGTACAGTGTGCAAATAGATGTTTTGCAGTCAATTGAGAAATACATTGCTCAAAGTGAAAATCAGCAGCAATTAATTCCAGGCACACTTAGTGTTCAAGATCCAACATTATCGGGGTTAATATCAAAGTTCAACGAGTTACAACTAGATCGTGAGCGGATGCTGCGTACTGCCCAGGACAGCAATCCAGTTGTGGTGAGTATGACGGAGCAAATCGCTAATCTGCGGGTTAATATTTTAAAAAATTTAGAAAGCCTAAAAAACAGCTTGCTCGTTTCGCGTAGAAATTCTCAACTCAAATCTGGCCAGTTTGGCTCTAGAATTCAGCAAGTGCCCGCCATTGAGCGCGGCTTGGAAGAGATTAGCCGGCAACAAGATCTGAAGAGAGCATTGTATCTATATCTGTTGCAAAAGCGCGAAGAAGCAGCTTTAGCACTGGCGGCTACAGTATCTTATTCACGGATTATCGACCCTGCTACAGCGAGTGAATACCCAATAAGCCCTCAAAAACCAGCTGTATTATTTATTTCGCTTCTACTAGGATTAGGATTGCCTTTTGCTTTTGTTTATCTAAAAGAAATGATGAACGATAAAGTGCAACTACGAAGAGATGTTGAGTGGATGACAAGCGCTCCAATTCTTGGTGAATTGATGCATAATAAATCGAAAGAGGCGGTAGTAATTTCAAAAGATAATCTCACACCGCTTGCTGAGATGTTTCGGCTCATCCGCACTAATTTTCAATTTGCCACTGCTGGCAAAATGAACAAGGTAATCTTGGTAACATCGAGCATGAGTGGAGAGGGTAAATCGTTTTTTAGCCTCAATATGGGTTCTAGTCTGGTCCTAACTGATAAGACGGTAATCGTTATCAATATGGATTTGCGTAAATCTAATGGTTCAGCATCGGATGAAATGATGCACAAAGGAATTACGGACTACTTAATTTCCGACACAGTTTCAGTAAATGATATAGTACAGCCATCACCAGATGTACCGGGTCTGTATGTTATAAATTCGGGGCTATTACCGCCAAATCCGGCTGAGCTTATGATGAGCGCTAAGCTGCCCAAATTGCTAAATATTTTGAAGGAAAACTTCGATCATATTATCATCGACTCTGCTCCGGTTGGGCAAGTAGCCGACGCCTTCACGTTATCACCTTACATTGATGCTACGATTTATCTGGTCAGATACAATTTCACTTACAAATCCCAGATAGAAACGTTTAATAAACTTGTAGCTGATAACAGGTTAAATCGTGTTATGCTTGTTTTGAATGATGCTAAAAAGAGTAATTCGTACAGCTACGGTTATGGATATGGAGATGCAGAAAGAAAGGGTAAAATGGATTTAGTCCGGGCAAATGGACAGCAATAA